A single genomic interval of Pyrus communis chromosome 7, drPyrComm1.1, whole genome shotgun sequence harbors:
- the LOC137739532 gene encoding BTB/POZ domain and ankyrin repeat-containing protein NPR1-like — MDNVNELSSSLSFASSSYLSNGSSSNHASASASSPTAPSVEHYLSLSKLSDNLERLLLDPEFDYSDAEIVVEGNTVGVNRCILASRSQFFQELFRKGSDDSNKEGKPRYLMSELVPNGGVGYEAFKVFLNYLYTGKLNPSPREVSTCVDNGCPHDACGPAINYAVELMYASSTFQMKELVQLVQRRLSNFVEKALIEDVIPILMAAFHCQLSQLLSHCIQRIVRSKLDNMAIEKEFPHEVSNDIKSLRLKSHENDESSMMEIESIEDKRIRRIHKALDSDDVELVGLLLKESDITLDDAYALHYAAAYCDPKVVKEVLGLGEANLNLRNSRGHTVLHVAARRKLPAVLVPLLDRGASALETTSDGQTPVAICRRLTRPKDFLENTKQGQESNKDRLCIDLLEREMQRSSTSGNMLIISEVIPDDLHVRLDYLENRVAFARLLFPAEAKLAMEMADAHSTSVYTGLAASRGSSGNLREVDLNETPSGRTKRLQIRMQALIKTVKMGRRFFPNCSEVLDKFLDDEMDMADFILDKGTPEEQRIKRMRFLELKDDVQKAFCKDMAENNRSVLSASSSSSSSPKDRVNHKVRRRC; from the exons ATGGATAATGTCAATGAACTGTCATCATCCTTGAGCTTTGCCTCCTCCTCCTATCTGTCAAATGGGTCTAGTAGTAACCATGCATCTGCCTCAGCCAGTTCCCCAACCGCGCCGAGTGTTGAACATTACTTGAGTCTAAGCAAACTGAGTGATAATCTTGAGAGGCTGTTACTTGATCCTGAGTTTGACTATAGTGATGCTGAGATTGTTGTTGAGGGTAACACCGTGGGTGTCAATCGGTGTATATTGGCTTCCCGTAGTCAGTTTTTTCAGGAGCTTTTTAGGAAGGGGAGTGATGATTCGAACAAGGAAGGTAAACCGAGGTATCTCATGTCTGAATTGGTTCCAAACGGCGGGGTTGGCTATGAAGCCTTCAAGGTTTTCTTGAACTATTTGTACACTGGGAAGCTTAATCCATCCCCTCGAGAAGTGTCCACGTGCGTTGATAATGGTTGTCCGCATGATGCGTGCGGCCCTGCTATTAATTATGCTGTGGAATTGATGTATGCTTCTTCCactttccagatgaaggaacttgttCAGCTTGTTCAG CGCCGTCTTTCAAACTTTGTGGAGAAAGCTCTTATTGAAGACGTAATTCCAATTCTTATGGCTGCCTTCCACTGCCAACTGAGCCAGCTGCTCTCACACTGCATCCAGAGGATAGTAAGGTCCAAGCTTGACAACATGGCTATAGAGAAAGAGTTTCCGCATGAAGTTTCTAATGATATCAAATCACTCCGTCTCAAATCTCACGAAAATGATGAATCAAGTATGATGGAAATTGAGTCGATAGAGGATAAGAGAATCAGGAGAATCCACAAGGCATTAGATTCTGATGACGTTGAACTGGTTGGACTTCTTCTCAAGGAATCTGATATTACGTTAGATGATGCTTATGCTCTCCACTATGCTGCTGCATACTGTGATCCTAAGGTTGTTAAGGAGGTTCTCGGTCTAGGCGAGGCTAACCTCAATCTTCGCAATTCCCGAGGGCATACTGTACTTCATGTGGCAGCCAGACGTAAGCTGCCAGCAGTGCTAGTTCCTCTTCTGGACAGGGGAGCCTCTGCCTTGGAAACTACTTCAGATGGTCAAACTCCTGTTGCAATTTGCCGGAGATTGACCAGACCAAAGGATTTTTTGGAGAACACAAAGCAGGGACAGGAATCTAACAAAGACCGATTATGCATCGatcttctagagagagagatgcagagAAGCTCAACCTCTGGGAACATGTTGATCATATCAGAGGTGATACCTGATGATTTGCACGTGAGGCTGGACTATCTAGAAAATAGAG TGGCATTTGCGCGGTTGTTGTTTCCTGCTGAGGCCAAGCTTGCTATGGAAATGGCTGATGCTCATTCAACATCAGTGTACACCGGCCTTGCGGCATCAAGAGGATCAAGTGGGAACTTACGAGAGGTTGATTTGAATGAAACACCCTCTGGACGAACCAAAAGACTACAAATAAGAATGCAAGCCCTTATTAAAACTG TAAAAATGGGGCGGCGTTTCTTCCCCAACTGCTCGGAAGTCCTGGATAAGTTTTTGGATGATGAGATGGACATGGCTGATTTCATCCTCGACAAGGGAACTCCGGAAGAGCAGAGAATCAAGAGGATGCGGTTCTTGGAACTTAAGGACGATGTACAGAAGGCATTTTGCAAGGACATGGCTGAAAATAACCGGTCAGTTTTATCAGCATCTtcgtcgtcgtcgtcttctccgaAGGACAGGGTAAATCACAAGGTAAGGAGAAGGTGTTGA
- the LOC137740308 gene encoding uncharacterized protein, with protein sequence MAIQSYDMLLKNFTLSSPYVPYTSMIVGIFACKLVYDLNHLLSAAYFNSYSNLSKMQRIEWNNRAISTIHALFITAMSLYLVFWSDLYSDQELKAFVTLQSSPLSTFALGVSVGYFLTDLAMIFWFYPALGGMEYVVHHLLSLTSVAYAMLTGEGQLYTYMVLISETTTPGINLRWYLDTTGMKRSRTYLINGVVIFIAWLVARIVLFMYLFYHLYLHYEQVKQMHIIGRLLTVAVPPMLAVMNVMWFWKILKGLKKTLAKRQ encoded by the exons ATGGCAATCCAATCGTACGACATGTTGCTGAAGAATTTCACACTCTCCAGCCCTTATGTTCCCTACACGTCGATGATTGTGGGTATTTTCGCTTGCAAATTG GTTTATGATCTTAACCACTTGCTTAGTGCTGCTTACTTTAATAGCTATTCcaacctttcaaagatgcaacGTATTGAGTGGAATAATCG GGCTATATCAACTATTCATGCCCTTTTTATCACTGCTATGTCATTGTACTTGGTATTTTGGTCAGATCTTTATTCTGATCAGGAGCTTAAAGCTTTCGTTACGCTGCAGAGTTCCCCACTGTCTACATTTGCATTGGGG GTTTCAGTTGGGTACTTTCTCACTGACCTTGCGATGATCTTTTGGTTTTACCCTGCTCTAGGTGGAATGGAATAT GtggttcatcatcttctttcttTAACATCGGTAGCATATGCTATGTTGACTGGCGAGGGACAGCTTTATACCTACATGGTTCTTATCTCTGAGACAACTACCCCCGGTATCAACTTGAGATG GTATCTTGACACGACTGGAATGAAGAGGTCCAGAACATATTTGATTAATGGGGTTGTAATATTCATTGCTTGGTTG GTAGCGAGAATAGTCTTATTCATGTATCTGTTCTACCATCTCTACTTGCACTATGAACAG GTTAAACAAATGCACATAATTGGGAGACTCTTAACTGTCGCAGTGCCACCAATGCTAGCGGTCATGAATGTGATGTGGTTTTGGAAGATTTTGAAGGGGTTGAAGAAGACATTAGCAAAGAGGCAGTGA